The proteins below come from a single Malus domestica chromosome 03, GDT2T_hap1 genomic window:
- the LOC114823962 gene encoding calcium-dependent protein kinase 17, translating into MGNCCSQRNTEDAPNDNNKGDNNNATDNNPSAANSAPNPSSHATHPNKPSASPTHPGKVAKPGPIGPVLGRPMEDVRTTYSIGKELGRGQFGVTHLCTHKATGEQFACKTIAKRKLVNKEDIEDVRREVQIMHHLTGQQNIVELKGAYEDKQSVHLVMELCAGGELFDRIISKGHYTERAAAALLRTIVQIVHTCHTMGVIHRDLKPENFLLLNKDENSPLKATDFGLSVFYKQGEVFKDIVGSAYYIAPEVLKRRYGPEVDIWSVGVMLYILLSGVPPFWAESEHGIFNAILRGHLDFSSDPWPSISTQAKDLVRRMLNSDPKQRLTAFQVLNHPWIKDDEAPDVPLDNAVLSRLKQFKAMNQFKKVALRVIAGCLSEEEIMGLKEMFKGIDTDNSGTITLEELRQGLAKQGTKLSEVEAQQLMEAADADGNGTIDYDEFITATMHLNRMDKEEHLYTAFQHFDKDSSGFITTEELEQVLREYGMHDGRDIREIIAEIDADNDGRINYDEFVAMMRKGNPEANPKKRREDVFV; encoded by the exons ATGGGCAACTGTTGCTCTCAACGCAACACCGAGGATGCCCCCAATGACAACAATAAGGGAGACAACAACAATGCCACAGACAATAACCCTAGCGCTGCCAATTCCGCCCCCAACCCCTCCAGCCACGCTACTCACCCCAATAAACCTTCCGCCTCCCCAACTCACCCTGGAAAGGTCGCCAAGCCGGGCCCTATTGGACCCGTCCTAGGCCGCCCCATGGAGGACGTCCGTACCACGTACAGCATCGGCAAGGAGCTGGGGCGGGGCCAGTTCGGTGTTACCCACTTGTGCACGCACAAGGCCACGGGAGAGCAGTTCGCCTGCAAGACAATTGCCAAGCGGAAGCTGGTGAACAAGGAGGATATTGAGGATGTGAGGAGGGAGGTACAAATCATGCATCATTTGACGGGACAGCAAAACATTGTGGAACTCAAGGGAGCTTATGAGGACAAGCAGTCCGTCCATTTGGTCATGGAGTTGTGCGCCGGAGGTGAGCTTTTCGACAGGATCATCTCAAAAGGACATTACACGGAGCGCGCTGCCGCTGCCTTGTTGAGGACGATAGTTCAGATCGTGCACACGTGTCATACCATGGGCGTTATTCACAGAGATCTCAAGCCTGAGAATTTCCTTTTGCTCAATAAAGATGAAAACTCTCCGCTCAAGGCTACAGATTTTGGTCTATCCGTCTTTTACAAACAAG GAGAAGTATTCAAGGATATTGTGGGCAGTGCATATTACATTGCACCAGAAGTGTTGAAGAGGAGATATGGGCCAGAAGTCGATATTTGGAGTGTTGGAGTCATGTTGTATATTCTTCTCAGTGGTGTTCCTCCCTTCTGGGCAG AATCGGAACATGGAATCTTCAACGCAATCTTACGAGGCCACCTAGACTTTTCAAGCGACCCATGGCCTTCAATATCAACTCAAGCGAAAGATCTTGTCAGGAGGATGTTGAATTCAGACCCCAAACAGAGATTGACAGCCTTCCAAGTTCTTA ATCATCCATGGATTAAGGACGATGAAGCACCTGACGTTCCTCTGGACAATGCTGTGCTGAGCCGGCTCAAACAATTTAAAGCAATGAACCAGTTCAAGAAAGTTGCGCTTCGG GTAATTGCGGGATGCTTATCAGAGGAAGAAATCATGGGGCTAAAAGAGATGTTCAAGGGCATTGATACAGACAACAGTGGAACAATAACACTTGAAGAGCTAAGGCAAGGACTTGCTAAGCAAGGGACAAAGCTGTCTGAAGTTGAAGCTCAACAATTAATGGAAGCA GCTGATGCTGATGGCAACGGAACCATAGACTATGATGAGTTCATCACAGCAACGATGCACTTGAACCGGATGGATAAAGAAGAACATCTCTACACTGCCTTCCAACACTTCGATAAAGACAGCAGCGG GTTTATCACGACGGAAGAACTAGAGCAAGTCCTCCGTGAATACGGCATGCATGATGGAAGGGATATCAGGGAAATCATTGCTGAAATTGACGCTGATAAT GACGGTCGAATTAATTACGATGAATTTGTAGCAATGATGAGAAAAGGAAACCCAGAAGCCAACCCGAAGAAGCGGCGTGAGGATGTATTTGTTTGA